The Hermetia illucens chromosome 2, iHerIll2.2.curated.20191125, whole genome shotgun sequence genomic interval AGTTATTTTTTTACTCCAGCTAACCGTATGACGTCTGCCAATTGGGCATATACACGATGTACACCACCAGGAGCTGGCACTAACACAACACAAAACACGTCCTGGAACTCTTCAGTTCACAATGATTCATCACTCAATACCAGTGCTTTGAGTGCGAATGGAATATTTGCAACGTCTTACAAAACGTATGCGAAGGAGAATGTTGTGACGGATGAAAGAGGTTTACAACAGCTACTTAAAGAGTAAGATCGCAAATCTGATACATGCATGAGCGTATATACTATACAAATCAAAATACTTCACATCATCTTTCAGGGAATACTCAAAACAGGAATATAATCTTTCTGAAGCGCAGGTTGCACAAAAAACACTAAGTCCCACTTCTATAAATTCGTTCTGGAATTATTGTAATAATGCTGCAACTCTACTCAAGACTTCCCTATACCAGTTATCTCCTTCGGCAGGTAAGATCAATCTATCATTTTACACAATTTGTCTCGAACTTTGTAAATTATAGCTTCTCCAAACAAACAAAGCACAAAAGACGAGGGGGGCATGTTCGATGACGGGAATTcagaaataataaagaaaattccTTCTTCGCGGTTGTCTCAATACGTAGCGAATTTGAGAATGGTAAGCCAACATTTAGGTGAAGTGCTTTAGCATTTGATGCTCAACATTTTTTCTTATCTGTCATAGTGGATATCGGGTACAATTTTGCAAAGGATTGAAGCTGAAATCAACAAGATTGACGAATCGTTCAAATCGAGAGGATTCTCAGATATCCAAATCGGTAGTGTTGGACTTGAGAGATTGAAAAAAACAGCAGAGGTTTGTTTTCGCATGCAAATCTTAAAACTATCTGGTAAAATAATGTGAAAATTCTCCCTAGAATAAGCAATTTGTGTCATCCCACGTACCAATGCTTCCACTCATCGTGCCATTTTTGGAAATGTCCACAAACCAAGAGTACTTAGTCCAGAGAATAAAAGGTACAAAACCAAATTTTATCGAAAAATTAACTCATTATAATTACGTTCATTCCCCACTATCAGACTTAGCTAAAGGAAGCTGCATTGCGGATTATCGATGGAATTCGGGATCATCATATCACGGGTTGAATTGGGATGAACATCTTCCAACGGATTCTGCTGTAAGTTCCTGATTGTATAAAAATGGAATATTGCTCAAAGTTTTAGTGTacaacttttattattttttattttggatcCTTAGATTCTCTTCCACCTATTTTGTACGTACTTGGACAGTCAACTAATGCCTCTGCCACAACCTGGCGGTCGGCCGTTTTTCAACAGATATGTTGTTATCGGCGATAAGAAGACTCCGAAAGAAACTATTGCCGAAgtgaaaaacaaatcaaaatgtGCCATCTTATGTACTAATCAATTGAAACCGAAATTCAACTTCATAAGCGACGATAAGGTTCATAATTGTGCATATGATCGGAACAATTTATTTTATGTGATCATACAGTTCCTTATTTACATGAAAACGAATCACGAAGGCCTTTTGGAAGGTGTGAATTTGGGCAAAAGTGGCATAAATATTTTGTGTGTAATTGAAGATTGACGTGTAGGGTTAAGCTTATTGTATTTTcataaaacaaataaatgaattttctagTTTGAAATGCGCTACTACTATTATTCCTCGACAATAGAAGAATAGTGTTGAGATAGcagcgtggttagagcacaaggctgttgtacagaaggtcgcggtccaaatctcactggtggcagtgggacttgaatcatgatttgacgtcggataccagtcgactcagctttaaatgagtacctgagtccaatcagggtaataatttcgggctagcccaatgctgatcacattgcctcctacagggtactgaaatcctgtagtgtaccgcagACTCAAGGCCTTGATCCGATATGGGAAACGTTCGTttcggcccaaacaaatgaacagcgacaattCGCCGCTACCCAACTTTtaacaaacaacaaattttaatgagtttatggagttaaaaattGTCACAATTAACTCCGGGTtcttggtctcacacgcccaacgtgccaccgcacaaaatttggtagattcTCTGAAAGCGAACTTCTGCTGTGTCTCAGAGACACTATTAAAAAGCAGGCACATGGTTcattttaccggatataacattattcTGAACCGCACCAACTGCGGTACCGctcttttagtcagaaaaggctgcatttgaggaagtctccatcaaaaacctgcaaACCTGTTCCGCGGTAACGGCtttagttaaaactaacgacaGTAGATGCATCCTAATAGGTGCAGTCTATATAAAATGTAACTCACCCTCTGAACAGCTGGGCCAAGACTTACacatcttgagcgatctccagtcaaaatctaaatacctaatttttggtggggattttaactcacggcacacttcctggggcgatttggcaaaaaacccAAATGGGGTTACCCTCGAGAAATAGATCCATAATCAAAGTGAATTGGACCcgcttgagatgatcttgctAGACACACCCACAACGCCTGACAATCAATGCATACTTGACTATTCTCTAATGTCCACAGACGCCACTTACCAAGAATGTCCGatcattttgcagttgaactcaaactCTCCTTAAACTCTCAACGGCAAAAGCGAGTACCCAACACAATTAGATCATTCGCTCATGCTAACTTGGATAAgttcagggcagaattagcaccacagttaaacctggaaaaaatcactgtctcgcaaaaTCGAACGGACAAAGAGatcgatgaggccatcattTTAGCTACTGCTGCCATCAATTGTGCTACACGCAGTTCAGTTTAATAAACTGCTGCACGAGATAATAAAACATCTGAAAGTCAGGCAGATCTGGCACAaatctcaagtgaaacttccacaaaaatggcaacaaaatgtaaagtgttaatttctcaggttaactgccttagtacattaatccgtcaaatggtggaacaattccgtagccagGAACTCACCCACAAGCTAGTagatgtgaaacccggatctaatatgtttgaaCATATAAATTGGCTGACAGTccgcaacagatccaaaaacGTCGTTCTcaccaagaaaggaagggtcAAGTACTCGCGGAGTCCTTCCTAAATCAACTACACTCTCCTTCGTCTAGAAACAACCAggccgtcagttcgattgtagacacgacaatcaaagactttcttcatgaaCATTCACTCAAAttaactaccttctccacctctaatccatcctgcaaaccaaatggcccaaaaacctttttgagcttatcacagctcgcagccatcactaaaagccttaacggcaaaaaatcaaccggaccagatgacatagcaaatattgttaTCAAAAACCTCCCCAGGGCATCAATGAAGTcccttcttgcagtcttcaacaactgcatcaataatggctactttcccactacttggaaagtagcgaAGATAGTCGCCATTAAGAAAAAAGGCGGCTCTCACGAACCGCAAACTTCATGCCCGTCTCTCTCCTTTCCAACTTGGGCAATCTTTTCGAAAAAGCATGGACAGCGGGATaagtccaacattgcgatcggaaaaacattattccgaaccatcaatttGACGCACGGGACtcaacacgcactaagctagCTTCACGACTCAATGAGCAGCaaacttaacgtcaataacaaacccacaGTATTATGTGCGTTAGAccttgaaaaggcatttgattccgtgttGGTTAACGGAATCATTTTCAAActaatcagccttgatttccctatcccaatgatcagacttataataaatttcttcgaagataggcatttttacgtcagcgtgagaaatgattattccgatctcctaccggtcacttccGGAGTACCGCATgaatccatttcaggacctacactctacaacattttcacggccgacgtTCCAATCTCAtagagcggcacagaactatcACAGTTCGCTGACAATATGCTCATCTTCTCGGCGAGCCTCCGACCCAGTAAGGCAGCTTATGCTATTGAGAAATACTTATCAGATGTCTGCATatactaccagacctgggggataaaaatcaacgaggccaaaacacaggttcaaattttgagacactgggtcggcttgtcgtacaattgggAAATtaagaagtgcggccgcaacgccgaagtatacaggcgagcaaaagttaaacctcttcgagagttcactatcaacctgttagaaagattcttcggaAGAATGGAGAATCATTCCAATACACTCATGCGGCAATTTTATCTGGAGGGTAGCTcgaccccattggccacatccTTAAGGCCTGGCCTTCGACACttcttgcctggtaggggtgcatAGAGGTTAAGCGCAGAATTGTAAGCGCTGTTAaaacattagatttaagtattatttattagattagattaagttagaataagtaagtagataagccttctcgcgctctaggtgtaggcgcagtttttttcaaatatatgccCATTTTTTTCAATCATAAATTGTCAAGATTAATGTGTAAAGTAAATATACCGTAAAAAGTAAAGTTAGAGAAGGTTGGGGaggccaaacattgtaatagccacccgtttcttaatatataattatgatagataCGCTGCATTTAGGCTagaaataagaaacaaacgtTATGTATTTAATGTAAGACACTGgttttttaaaaatgattttaaaacgaAAAACGAATGGGGAGGAATGATATTAGAAGCGAACACGGATCTTGACTTCATCACGAGGTCAAATAACGGATGTATTATAGATCACATGGACTTAGTCCGAGACGCAATATCGAGAAGTCTGGAAGGCAGATAGTATGCCTTTTGCGGAATTCAtcgatgaaaatttaattttcatgcaTGATAGCGCAAACCGGACACCATTGCTATTATATGCCAATTTTATGAAGAGGTGAATGTACTGGTAACGTCATGGCCAGTTCGAAGCCCACATTTTAAACCAGCAGCAGCAGGAGCATTTATGGGatgaattaataaaataattaaggtATAAAAGCTTTTGTCGATTGTTTATGTAAGAAAAAATTGAGTACAGTGTATATACCTTGAATATATACGATATTTAATCACATGTAACACTGATATTTTAACTTTTAGGAAGTATTAATTTGGAGCGAAGTAGGCATctttggcctactataactttgttaataattgtaggATTTctctaaactttccagtatggtgCTCCGTTTAAAAAACCATATTACTGCATGCAATTTTACAGATCTCTCATGAACTTAATAtagtaaaatattataatatatcatTCTATGTTACTAATACCTTTATTatttctccccctcggacaccactctgtcgtggtgagggagcttgcggtagtttactactacactaagagtgccCAAacacacatgaagatggaaatgaaggattgtaactctccaagtggaaagaagtcacagacttcgaatccacccgcgactctgagaaatcaggtcgtggccgaggcacggattttggagacctcacttaattcatattcccctacggagaaatctgtggaatacAGGTTCTCCACtttagtggaaaacctacacccggtgtctacgacgtggtcagccaaaaaggatacagcaactcccttaatgtgAGCAACAGGAAATTTGACTACGGCCGGTCGGTCGGTGACAGTGTTacctattctgttaagggaaagtcgcaccgcgtccttgaaggaaggctcggcaaaaggaaacttcagccgtaaaggagaaggaactacaggcttgcatgtcaaaaccttctcctccacctgtgttcggaaaaacggaagaaagggaagctggtaatgtgaacgcaactggtctaacgccggtatgtgaaaatagatccatgcagcccggactgcgtgaacctgggagggcttctagtcGACGACAAAGGAAGGCAttacgaaagaaggcgaagtttcttgggaatatatatttctggtccaaggtccatgggttcgttttaacagaatctgtggcattggatcagtcaaagggaccaggatcttcttcgatgaaagatcctcgaaaccgagggcctgcgttctgatgtcaaaatagTTAGAGAcaatcatgctgagacaattctgttcacaggaccttgttgccgtcaacttacaataccaggttaatggtaagaggagaaacgttatagatgcctctgcctacttaccctaagattctttgtgccctccgccggcgcaagaactaagggatctgatagtgcatgcagaatcaagtggccttgaacttttaataggttgtgatgcaaacgctcagcatatttgttggggcagtagcaaatgcaatcctagaggagagaagctgtttatcacttcagctggtctgatgaccgcgaacatagggtgcgcccctacgttcgtggaagtgaagtaattgacctaacaatctgcacttcaaagttgatagagttgattagaaactggcgagtactagatgaagcCTCACTCGCAGATCACCGTTGCTtggaatttagtctaactattgtaaacgaacagcctgtaatataaggacggaatcctaggaaaacggattggacaaagttcaatgaacttcttgacgacaaagttgagctccctaggcgactaaggactcccttggcgatagaagagcaattgaaaactctgaatcgcacacttttagagtgctttgaagaggcttgtcctatttcctgg includes:
- the LOC119648310 gene encoding transmembrane protein 209 gives rise to the protein MNTTTCCTPKKPSEIVAKGLELQLKAKQARQHLKWGAIHLGILAVLLFDIFNKCPYSFSQWYYVEYTAAVLVALSAFVYFLRYLFFAFSFEPIKGTLAQRDLMQFDEKDKSFVLSTPQAGGPETHEAPMNATLLSWHSSFNDSNRMTSANWAYTRCTPPGAGTNTTQNTSWNSSVHNDSSLNTSALSANGIFATSYKTYAKENVVTDERGLQQLLKEEYSKQEYNLSEAQVAQKTLSPTSINSFWNYCNNAATLLKTSLYQLSPSAASPNKQSTKDEGGMFDDGNSEIIKKIPSSRLSQYVANLRMWISGTILQRIEAEINKIDESFKSRGFSDIQIGSVGLERLKKTAENKQFVSSHVPMLPLIVPFLEMSTNQEYLVQRIKDLAKGSCIADYRWNSGSSYHGLNWDEHLPTDSAILFHLFCTYLDSQLMPLPQPGGRPFFNRYVVIGDKKTPKETIAEVKNKSKCAILCTNQLKPKFNFISDDKVHNCAYDRNNLFYVIIQFLIYMKTNHEGLLEGVNLGKSGINILCVIED